Proteins from a single region of Pseudarthrobacter sp. NIBRBAC000502772:
- a CDS encoding MerR family transcriptional regulator, translating into MAQPERRGPQVLNIGEVLAQLSGDFPGMTASKIRFLEEKGLINPRRTPAGYRQYSDSDVERLRFVLALQRDQYLPLKVIKDYLDAIDRGERPENLPPGVVVSPRIVSDELAVELQNRGRKFSEEQLRTESGASIPLLQSLLSFGLISHSNGKFDEHALQVARACVQLESHGLEPRHLRPFQAAAEREFGLVERAVAPLASRRDSASQARAAEAAREISDLCLVLHRALVQDRISRMDI; encoded by the coding sequence ATGGCACAACCGGAACGCCGGGGGCCCCAAGTTTTGAACATCGGGGAAGTCCTCGCGCAACTCAGCGGCGACTTTCCGGGTATGACCGCGTCGAAAATCAGGTTCCTCGAGGAAAAGGGACTGATTAATCCGCGCCGCACTCCGGCCGGATACCGGCAGTACTCGGACAGTGACGTCGAACGTCTCCGTTTTGTGCTGGCGCTGCAGCGGGACCAGTACCTTCCACTGAAAGTCATCAAGGACTACCTTGATGCGATCGACAGGGGAGAGCGGCCCGAGAACCTGCCGCCCGGCGTCGTGGTTTCGCCGCGGATCGTTTCGGATGAATTGGCCGTGGAGCTTCAGAACCGCGGCCGGAAATTCAGCGAGGAACAGCTGCGGACCGAGTCCGGCGCCAGCATTCCGTTGCTCCAGTCGCTGCTGAGCTTCGGGCTGATCAGCCACAGCAACGGCAAGTTCGACGAGCACGCCCTCCAAGTGGCCCGTGCCTGCGTGCAGCTGGAGAGCCACGGCCTTGAGCCGCGCCACCTGCGGCCGTTCCAGGCCGCCGCGGAACGTGAATTCGGACTCGTGGAGCGCGCAGTTGCGCCGCTCGCGTCCCGGCGCGATTCCGCGTCACAGGCGCGGGCTGCCGAAGCGGCCCGCGAAATCAGCGACCTCTGCCTGGTCCTGCACCGGGCACTGGTCCAGGACCGTATCTCACGTATGGACATCTGA
- a CDS encoding long-chain fatty acid--CoA ligase: MREFSVPPLVVVPPETNITDLVLRQAAKPSNPALFSRLDSAGAWRDVSATDFLADVQALAKGLMASGVGAGDRVGIMSRTRYEWALIDFAIWFAGAVSVPIYETSSPSQVAWNLGDSGAVAAFGEAAHHEDIIRQAATSEGLTALQNVWQLEGGGLDAVREAGRDVSDADLEARRSAANLDDIATIIYTSGTTGRPKGCELTHGNFVELSDNALAIIGEIVHENAKTIMFLPLAHVFARFISVLAMAAGTTVAHTPDIKNLLADLQSYEPTFILAVPRVFEKVYNSALTKAEDGGKGPIFHRAADTAIAFSKARQAGHVGLGLKLRHALFDKLVYGKLRAAMGGHVAHAVSGGGPLGERLGHFFQGIGLQVLEGYGLTETTAPISVNTPALIKIGSVGKPLPGNSVKIADDGEILAKGVCVMRGYYQRDDLMADTFADDWFRTGDIGRLDDDGFLWITGRKKEIIVTAGGKNVIPALLEDQIRADALVSQVLVVGDNRPFIGALVTLDQEALPGWLQRHGLPATTTLDEAVENPVVKAAVQDLITQANASVSQAEAIKSFRIVASDFTEASGHLTPSMKVKRAQVMKDFETVIEEMYGAPRG; the protein is encoded by the coding sequence GTGCGCGAATTCAGTGTTCCGCCCCTGGTTGTTGTCCCACCGGAAACCAACATCACCGATCTTGTGCTGCGGCAGGCAGCCAAGCCCAGCAACCCTGCGCTCTTCTCGCGGCTGGACTCCGCAGGCGCCTGGCGGGACGTCTCCGCCACAGACTTCCTGGCGGACGTCCAGGCCCTTGCGAAGGGCCTGATGGCCAGCGGCGTGGGAGCCGGCGACCGGGTGGGCATCATGTCCCGCACACGCTACGAGTGGGCCCTCATCGACTTCGCCATCTGGTTCGCCGGCGCCGTCTCGGTGCCCATCTACGAGACCTCCTCGCCGTCGCAGGTTGCCTGGAACCTCGGCGATTCAGGGGCTGTGGCCGCCTTCGGCGAGGCCGCCCACCACGAGGACATCATCCGGCAGGCTGCCACCTCGGAAGGCCTCACCGCCCTCCAGAACGTCTGGCAGCTCGAAGGCGGCGGACTGGACGCCGTCCGTGAGGCCGGACGGGACGTCAGCGACGCCGACCTTGAGGCCCGCCGCAGTGCCGCCAACCTGGACGACATCGCCACCATCATCTACACGTCAGGAACCACTGGCCGGCCGAAGGGCTGCGAACTCACCCACGGGAACTTCGTTGAGCTCTCCGACAACGCCCTGGCCATCATCGGCGAGATCGTGCACGAGAACGCCAAGACCATCATGTTCCTGCCGCTGGCGCATGTGTTCGCGCGCTTCATCTCCGTCCTGGCCATGGCCGCCGGAACCACCGTGGCGCATACCCCAGACATCAAGAACCTGCTTGCCGACCTGCAGAGCTACGAGCCCACGTTTATCCTGGCTGTTCCGCGGGTCTTCGAGAAGGTCTACAACTCGGCGCTGACAAAGGCCGAGGACGGCGGCAAGGGCCCCATCTTCCATCGGGCCGCGGATACCGCTATCGCCTTCTCCAAGGCCAGGCAGGCAGGGCACGTTGGCCTCGGCCTGAAGCTCCGCCATGCACTGTTCGACAAGCTGGTCTATGGCAAGCTACGTGCCGCCATGGGCGGGCATGTTGCCCACGCCGTGTCCGGCGGCGGGCCACTGGGAGAGCGACTGGGCCACTTCTTCCAGGGCATCGGCCTGCAAGTGCTCGAGGGCTACGGCCTGACCGAGACTACCGCCCCAATCTCCGTCAACACGCCGGCCCTGATCAAGATCGGTTCCGTGGGGAAGCCCCTGCCTGGCAATTCGGTGAAGATTGCCGACGACGGCGAAATCCTGGCCAAGGGCGTCTGCGTCATGCGAGGCTACTACCAGCGCGATGACCTGATGGCGGATACGTTTGCCGATGACTGGTTCCGCACCGGCGACATCGGACGGCTCGATGACGACGGCTTCCTGTGGATCACCGGCCGCAAGAAGGAAATCATTGTCACGGCCGGCGGCAAGAACGTGATCCCCGCCCTCCTGGAAGACCAGATCCGGGCGGATGCGCTGGTCTCCCAGGTCCTGGTGGTGGGCGACAACCGGCCGTTCATCGGCGCACTGGTGACCCTGGACCAGGAGGCTCTGCCGGGCTGGCTCCAGCGCCACGGACTGCCGGCCACCACTACGCTCGACGAAGCGGTCGAGAACCCGGTGGTCAAGGCCGCCGTGCAGGACCTCATCACGCAGGCCAACGCCTCGGTGTCGCAGGCGGAGGCCATCAAGTCATTCCGGATCGTCGCTTCGGACTTCACGGAAGCCTCCGGCCACCTGACGCCGTCCATGAAGGTGAAGCGGGCCCAGGTGATGAAGGACTTCGAGACAGTCATCGAGGAAATGTACGGCGCGCCGCGCGGCTAA
- a CDS encoding ParA family protein, translating to MQVVSISSLKGGVGKTSVTTGLASAALAAGIPTLVVDLDPHADATTALGVQAGDQLDIGRMLKSPRRAKLADNVAGSSWTARAHTNGSGPAVLDVAVGSAYTGIYDRPDLGRRDLRRLSAVLAGADRYELVLIDCPPSLNGLTRMAWSASDKVALVAEPGLFSVAGTERTMRAIQLFKQEFAPNLSPAGIVANRVRTGSSEHTYRLAEMESMFGDLLLSPRIPEQANWQQIQGAAHPVHHWPGESAKTSAALFDALLVNLLATRSGLRNRTQR from the coding sequence GTGCAAGTAGTCAGCATCAGCAGCCTCAAGGGCGGAGTCGGCAAGACGTCCGTCACCACAGGATTGGCGTCTGCGGCGCTTGCCGCGGGCATCCCCACACTGGTGGTGGACCTCGATCCCCACGCGGACGCGACCACTGCCCTGGGCGTCCAGGCCGGCGACCAGCTGGACATCGGCAGGATGCTCAAGAGCCCCCGCCGGGCCAAGCTCGCGGACAATGTCGCGGGCAGCTCCTGGACGGCACGGGCGCATACCAACGGATCCGGACCGGCCGTCCTGGACGTCGCCGTGGGTTCGGCGTACACCGGCATCTACGACCGCCCCGACCTTGGCCGCAGGGACCTTCGCAGGCTTTCCGCGGTCCTGGCTGGCGCCGACCGCTACGAGCTGGTCCTCATTGACTGCCCGCCGTCGCTGAACGGGCTGACCCGGATGGCCTGGTCAGCAAGTGACAAAGTGGCGCTCGTGGCCGAGCCGGGACTCTTCTCGGTGGCTGGGACGGAACGGACCATGCGCGCCATCCAGCTGTTCAAGCAGGAATTCGCGCCGAACCTATCCCCCGCAGGCATCGTGGCCAACCGCGTTCGCACCGGTTCCTCCGAACACACGTACCGGCTCGCGGAAATGGAATCGATGTTCGGTGACCTGCTGCTGAGCCCACGCATCCCCGAACAGGCGAACTGGCAGCAGATCCAGGGCGCGGCCCACCCGGTGCACCACTGGCCCGGCGAATCCGCGAAGACATCCGCTGCGTTGTTCGACGCCCTCCTCGTCAACCTCCTGGCGACCCGAAGCGGGCTGCGAAACCGAACCCAGCGTTAA
- a CDS encoding ROK family glucokinase, with translation MYVTPPGEPAAPLRRPAPWRRRPLASRARPRRTETFREHLRLGRKGLAIGIDIGGTKVAAGVVDADGRILSEARRSTPGSDPRAVEQVIVELVDELGAGHRVWSVGIGAAGWMDLDGGTVLFSPHLAWRNEPLRANLQRLLRRPVLLTNDADAAAWAEWRFGAGQGEDRLVCITLGTGIGGAMVMDGRVERGRFGVAGEFGHQIIMPGGQRCECGNRGCWEQYASGNALGREARILARANSPVAQELLASVGGDAEQITGAIVTDLALAGDAACRELLDEVGEWLGLGLANLAAALDPGLFVIGGGLCSAGDLLVEPARKAFARNLTGRGFRPAAGIELAALGPNAGLIGAADLSRVSSRMR, from the coding sequence ATGTACGTAACGCCCCCTGGCGAGCCAGCCGCTCCGCTCCGACGTCCGGCCCCCTGGCGGCGGCGGCCGCTGGCCTCAAGGGCCCGGCCCAGACGAACGGAAACGTTCCGCGAGCACCTGCGGCTCGGGCGCAAGGGGCTGGCAATCGGCATTGATATCGGCGGCACCAAGGTCGCCGCCGGCGTGGTGGACGCCGACGGAAGGATCCTGAGCGAGGCCCGGCGGTCCACCCCCGGCAGCGACCCGCGCGCGGTGGAGCAGGTCATCGTGGAGCTCGTGGACGAACTCGGGGCCGGCCATAGGGTGTGGTCAGTAGGCATCGGTGCGGCCGGTTGGATGGACCTGGACGGCGGAACCGTGCTTTTCAGTCCGCACCTCGCCTGGCGAAACGAGCCGTTGCGGGCAAACCTGCAGCGCCTGCTGCGCCGGCCTGTGCTGCTGACGAACGACGCCGACGCCGCGGCCTGGGCGGAATGGCGCTTTGGTGCGGGGCAGGGCGAGGACCGGCTGGTGTGCATCACCCTCGGTACCGGCATCGGCGGTGCCATGGTGATGGACGGGCGGGTGGAGCGCGGCCGGTTTGGTGTAGCCGGCGAATTCGGCCACCAGATCATCATGCCCGGCGGGCAGCGTTGCGAGTGCGGCAACCGGGGCTGCTGGGAGCAGTACGCCTCTGGCAACGCCCTGGGCCGGGAAGCGAGGATTCTGGCGCGCGCCAATTCGCCGGTTGCCCAGGAACTGCTGGCCTCCGTCGGCGGCGACGCCGAGCAGATCACCGGGGCCATTGTCACTGATCTGGCACTCGCCGGTGACGCGGCCTGCCGCGAACTCCTGGATGAAGTGGGCGAGTGGCTGGGCCTGGGATTGGCGAACCTGGCGGCAGCATTGGATCCGGGGCTGTTTGTGATCGGCGGGGGACTCTGCTCGGCAGGGGACCTGCTGGTGGAGCCCGCGCGCAAGGCGTTCGCCCGGAACCTAACGGGCCGTGGCTTCCGTCCGGCGGCCGGCATTGAACTGGCAGCGCTCGGACCAAACGCGGGGCTCATCGGGGCGGCCGATCTGTCCCGCGTCAGCAGCCGCATGCGGTGA
- a CDS encoding MerR family transcriptional regulator, producing MSPKGEAGGLKQPTTAGVAVPASGAQGLLFTEDLPVLDEDAGYRGPTACKAAGITYRQLDYWARTGLVEPAVRGAAGSGSQRLYGFRDILVLKVVKRLLDTGVSLQQIRTAVEHLRERGVEDLAQITLMSDGASVYECTSADEVIDLVQGGQGVFGIAVGRVWREVEGSLASLPSEHAAEQSFPDDELSKRRAARKIG from the coding sequence GTGAGTCCCAAAGGCGAAGCAGGCGGGCTGAAGCAGCCCACAACGGCTGGTGTGGCTGTGCCCGCGAGCGGTGCCCAGGGCCTCCTGTTTACCGAAGACCTTCCCGTCCTTGACGAGGACGCCGGCTACCGCGGCCCCACGGCCTGCAAGGCGGCCGGCATCACGTACCGTCAGCTGGACTACTGGGCACGCACCGGGCTGGTTGAGCCCGCAGTCCGCGGCGCCGCAGGCTCCGGCTCGCAGCGACTCTACGGCTTCCGGGACATTCTCGTCCTCAAGGTAGTCAAGCGGCTTCTGGACACCGGTGTTTCCCTTCAGCAGATCCGCACGGCAGTGGAACATCTGCGCGAACGCGGCGTGGAGGATCTGGCACAGATCACGCTCATGAGCGACGGCGCGAGCGTCTACGAATGCACCTCCGCAGACGAGGTCATCGATCTTGTACAGGGTGGACAAGGCGTTTTCGGCATCGCCGTGGGCCGGGTCTGGCGCGAAGTCGAGGGCAGCCTGGCTTCCCTGCCGAGCGAACACGCCGCTGAACAGTCCTTTCCCGACGACGAGCTGAGCAAGCGGCGCGCTGCCCGCAAGATCGGCTGA
- a CDS encoding FHA domain-containing protein, with protein MVGHEQDPAEGEHGTGAARASETTSIHLTPVSDEPTIAPKLSTDERSSVEALPAGSALLVAHSGPNAGARFLLDTDTTTAGRHPDADIFLDDVTVSRRHVEFRRTARSFEVVDTGSLNGTYVNHDRVDSVELKSGNEVQIGKFRLTFYLSPARAAGRA; from the coding sequence ATGGTTGGCCACGAACAGGACCCTGCCGAAGGCGAGCACGGCACAGGTGCGGCCAGGGCTTCGGAGACCACCTCGATCCATCTCACCCCCGTCTCCGACGAACCCACCATCGCCCCCAAGCTGTCCACGGACGAGCGTTCATCCGTGGAGGCGCTGCCGGCCGGTTCCGCGCTCCTGGTGGCCCACAGCGGCCCGAACGCGGGTGCCCGCTTCCTGCTTGACACGGACACCACCACGGCCGGCCGTCATCCTGATGCCGACATCTTCCTGGATGACGTCACCGTCTCGCGGCGCCACGTCGAGTTCCGCCGCACTGCGCGGAGCTTTGAAGTGGTGGATACCGGCAGCCTCAACGGCACGTACGTCAACCACGACCGCGTGGACAGTGTTGAGCTAAAGTCCGGGAACGAAGTCCAGATCGGCAAGTTCCGACTCACCTTCTACCTGAGCCCTGCCCGCGCAGCAGGCCGCGCCTGA
- a CDS encoding bifunctional nuclease family protein — protein MIEVEIVGVRIELPSNQPLVLLREIHGERHVPIWIGTPEASAIALAQQGVVPPRPMTHDLLVDVVESLGHSVVSVNIVAVEDNIFYGQLQFENGTTVSSRASDALAIALRAKCRIWCADSVMDEAGVRITEHDEGEDTDPGPTVDEERELRRFREFLDDVEPEDFDG, from the coding sequence ATGATCGAAGTGGAGATCGTAGGCGTTCGTATCGAACTGCCGTCCAACCAGCCGCTCGTCCTGCTGCGCGAGATCCACGGCGAGCGGCACGTGCCCATCTGGATCGGGACTCCAGAGGCAAGTGCCATCGCCCTGGCCCAGCAAGGGGTAGTGCCTCCGCGCCCGATGACCCACGACCTCCTGGTGGACGTGGTGGAGTCCCTGGGCCATTCGGTCGTCAGCGTCAACATTGTGGCCGTTGAGGACAACATCTTTTATGGCCAGCTCCAGTTCGAGAACGGCACCACCGTTAGCTCGCGGGCATCGGACGCACTCGCGATCGCGTTGCGGGCCAAGTGCCGCATCTGGTGTGCCGACTCGGTAATGGATGAAGCCGGAGTCCGTATTACCGAGCATGACGAGGGGGAGGATACTGACCCGGGCCCCACCGTGGACGAGGAGCGCGAACTGCGGCGCTTCCGTGAGTTCCTGGACGATGTGGAGCCCGAAGACTTCGACGGCTGA
- a CDS encoding pyruvate carboxylase — MFSKILVANRGEIAIRAFRASYELGAKTVAVFPNEDRNSIHRQKADEAYLIGEVGHPVRAYLDVAEVVRVAKESGADAIYPGYGFLSENPDLARAAQEAGITFVGPPAEVLELAGNKVAALKAAREAGVPVLKSSEPSKDMDELIAAADEIGFPIFAKAVAGGGGRGMRRVDTREALPEALQAAMREADAAFGDPTMFLEQAVLRPRHIEVQILADAEGNVIHLFERDCSIQRRHQKVIEIAPAPNLDEGIRQALYRDAVKFAKALNYVNAGTVEFLVDTVGERAGQHVFIEMNPRIQVEHTVTEEVTDVDLVQAQLRIASGETLADLGLSQETVQLKGAALQCRITTEDPANGFRPDVGKITGYRSAGGAGVRLDGGTVYSGAEISPHFDSMLVKLSCRGRDYPAAVARARRALAEFRIRGVSTNISFLQAVLDDADFIAGNVATNFIDERPQLLKARVSADRGTKLLTWLAEVTVNKPNGELKVHSDPAAKLPAVGDRQAAPGSRQRLLELGPEGFAKALREQTAVAVTDTTFRDAHQSLLATRVRTRDLVAAGPAVTALLPELLSVEAWGGATYDVALRFLGEDPWDRLAALRKALPNVCLQMLLRGRNTVGYTPYPEEVTVAFVNEAAATGIDIFRIFDALNDVNQMAPAIRAVRATGTAVAEVALCYTGDMLNPDEKLYTLDYYLELAQRIVDAGAHILAIKDMAGLLRPAAAAKLVAALRERFDLPVHLHTHDTAGGQLATLLAAVDAGVDAVDVASASLAGTTSQPSASALVAALAHTPRDTGLSLDAVSSLEPYWEAVRRVYAPFESGLPGPTGRVYQHEIPGGQLSNLRQQAMALGLGERFEAIEDMYTAADRILGRLVKVTPSSKVVGDLALHLVGLNADPADFNENPQNYDIPDSVIGFLSGELGDPPGGWPEPFRTKALQGRSIKVRDVDLSPEDSAALKGDSKTCQGTLNRLLFEGPTKDYLKSVETYGNISVLDTRDYLYGLQRGAEHEIQLEKGVRLIASLEAVSEPDEKGMRTVMCTLNGQSRPVVVRDRSVVSNVKAAEKADPAQPGHVAAPFAGAVTVTVKAGDTVNAGDTVATIEAMKMEASITTPAAGKVSRLAISAVEQVQGGDLLLVVE, encoded by the coding sequence ATGTTTTCCAAGATTCTGGTGGCCAACCGCGGCGAAATCGCGATCAGGGCCTTCCGCGCCAGCTACGAGCTGGGCGCCAAGACCGTTGCTGTTTTCCCCAATGAGGACCGAAATTCGATCCACCGCCAGAAGGCCGATGAGGCATATCTGATTGGCGAAGTGGGGCATCCCGTCCGGGCCTACCTGGATGTTGCCGAGGTGGTCCGTGTCGCCAAGGAATCCGGCGCCGACGCCATCTACCCCGGCTACGGCTTTCTTTCGGAAAACCCCGATCTGGCCCGCGCCGCCCAGGAAGCGGGCATCACCTTCGTTGGCCCGCCGGCTGAGGTGCTTGAGCTGGCCGGCAACAAGGTGGCAGCACTGAAGGCTGCCCGTGAGGCAGGTGTTCCGGTCCTGAAATCGAGTGAACCCTCGAAGGACATGGATGAGCTGATCGCGGCAGCCGACGAGATCGGTTTCCCCATCTTCGCCAAGGCCGTCGCCGGCGGCGGCGGACGTGGCATGCGCCGCGTCGACACGAGGGAAGCCCTTCCCGAGGCCCTGCAGGCCGCCATGCGCGAAGCCGATGCGGCATTCGGTGACCCCACCATGTTCCTGGAGCAGGCAGTGCTCCGCCCGCGCCACATCGAGGTGCAGATCCTGGCCGACGCCGAGGGCAACGTCATCCACCTCTTCGAACGTGACTGCTCCATCCAGCGCCGTCACCAGAAGGTCATCGAGATCGCCCCCGCGCCCAACCTGGACGAAGGCATCCGCCAGGCCCTTTACCGTGACGCGGTGAAGTTCGCCAAGGCCCTGAACTACGTCAACGCCGGAACCGTTGAGTTCCTGGTGGACACCGTCGGCGAACGCGCCGGACAGCACGTCTTCATCGAAATGAACCCCCGCATCCAGGTCGAACACACCGTCACTGAGGAAGTGACGGACGTTGACCTGGTGCAGGCACAGCTTCGGATCGCTTCCGGCGAGACCCTCGCGGACCTTGGCCTCTCCCAGGAGACGGTCCAGCTTAAGGGCGCAGCGCTGCAGTGCCGCATCACCACCGAGGACCCGGCCAACGGGTTCCGGCCCGACGTCGGGAAGATCACCGGCTACCGCTCCGCCGGCGGCGCCGGTGTAAGGCTCGACGGCGGCACCGTGTACTCGGGTGCCGAAATCAGTCCTCACTTCGACTCCATGCTCGTGAAGCTGAGCTGCCGCGGCCGCGACTACCCGGCCGCCGTGGCCCGGGCCCGCCGTGCCCTCGCGGAGTTCCGCATCCGTGGTGTGTCCACGAACATTTCCTTCCTCCAGGCCGTGCTCGACGACGCCGACTTCATTGCCGGCAACGTGGCCACGAACTTCATCGACGAGCGGCCCCAGCTGCTGAAGGCCCGGGTCTCCGCCGACCGCGGCACCAAGCTCCTGACGTGGCTGGCCGAAGTCACCGTCAACAAGCCCAACGGCGAGCTGAAAGTGCACTCGGATCCGGCCGCCAAACTCCCCGCCGTAGGGGATCGTCAGGCCGCACCGGGATCGCGCCAGCGCCTCCTGGAGCTTGGCCCCGAAGGCTTCGCCAAGGCCCTGCGTGAGCAGACCGCCGTGGCCGTCACCGACACCACCTTCCGCGACGCCCACCAGTCCCTGCTGGCCACCCGCGTGCGTACCCGGGACCTCGTGGCCGCCGGCCCCGCGGTCACGGCCCTCCTGCCGGAGCTCCTGTCCGTAGAGGCCTGGGGCGGCGCAACCTACGACGTGGCACTGCGCTTCCTCGGCGAGGACCCCTGGGACCGCCTGGCGGCCCTGCGGAAGGCGCTGCCCAATGTCTGCCTGCAAATGCTGCTGCGCGGCCGGAACACGGTGGGCTACACGCCGTACCCGGAAGAGGTGACGGTTGCTTTCGTCAACGAGGCCGCCGCCACCGGCATCGACATCTTCCGCATCTTCGATGCCCTGAACGACGTGAACCAGATGGCCCCCGCCATCCGCGCCGTCCGGGCCACCGGAACAGCCGTCGCCGAAGTAGCCCTGTGCTACACCGGCGACATGTTGAACCCGGACGAGAAGCTGTACACGCTGGACTACTACCTGGAACTGGCTCAGCGGATTGTGGACGCCGGCGCCCACATCCTGGCCATCAAGGACATGGCCGGGCTGCTGCGCCCGGCAGCGGCCGCCAAGCTGGTGGCCGCCCTGCGCGAACGCTTCGACCTCCCGGTCCACCTCCACACCCATGACACGGCAGGCGGCCAGCTGGCCACCCTGCTGGCGGCAGTTGACGCCGGTGTGGACGCTGTGGATGTTGCATCCGCCTCGCTGGCCGGGACCACCAGCCAGCCGTCCGCTTCCGCCCTTGTGGCGGCGCTGGCGCACACCCCGCGGGACACCGGCTTGAGCCTTGACGCAGTCAGTTCCCTTGAGCCGTACTGGGAAGCCGTGCGCCGCGTCTACGCGCCGTTCGAATCAGGCCTGCCAGGCCCCACCGGCCGCGTCTACCAGCACGAAATCCCGGGCGGCCAGCTGTCCAACCTGCGCCAGCAGGCCATGGCGCTGGGCCTGGGGGAGCGGTTCGAGGCGATCGAGGACATGTACACCGCCGCGGACCGGATCCTGGGCCGCCTGGTGAAGGTCACGCCGTCGTCCAAGGTGGTGGGCGACCTCGCCCTGCACCTCGTAGGTCTCAACGCAGATCCTGCGGACTTCAACGAAAACCCGCAGAACTACGACATCCCCGACTCCGTCATCGGCTTCCTTTCCGGCGAACTCGGCGACCCGCCCGGAGGATGGCCGGAACCGTTCCGCACCAAGGCGCTCCAGGGCCGCAGCATCAAGGTCCGCGACGTTGACCTCAGCCCCGAGGACAGCGCCGCGCTCAAGGGTGATTCCAAGACCTGCCAGGGCACGCTGAACCGCCTGCTCTTCGAGGGTCCCACCAAGGACTACCTCAAGAGCGTGGAGACGTACGGCAACATTTCCGTCCTCGACACCCGCGACTACCTTTACGGCCTGCAGCGCGGCGCCGAGCACGAGATCCAGCTGGAGAAGGGTGTCCGGCTGATCGCCTCGCTGGAAGCTGTTTCCGAGCCCGACGAAAAGGGCATGCGGACGGTCATGTGCACCCTGAACGGCCAGTCCCGCCCCGTTGTGGTCCGTGACCGCTCCGTGGTGAGCAACGTCAAGGCTGCCGAGAAGGCAGACCCGGCCCAGCCGGGCCACGTCGCCGCGCCGTTCGCCGGCGCCGTCACCGTGACCGTCAAGGCCGGCGACACGGTCAACGCCGGTGACACGGTGGCCACCATCGAAGCAATGAAGATGGAAGCCTCCATCACGACGCCGGCGGCAGGCAAAGTCTCGCGGCTCGCCATTTCAGCGGTGGAGCAGGTGCAGGGCGGGGACCTCCTCCTGGTCGTCGAGTAG